In Zingiber officinale cultivar Zhangliang chromosome 8B, Zo_v1.1, whole genome shotgun sequence, a single genomic region encodes these proteins:
- the LOC122013706 gene encoding uncharacterized protein LOC122013706 has translation MLTSQRQQNRRGRTVMRDVHALDPDDVLVVQFNERGQPYGDIQPVLANFVGTIARNGNLLPLSFLDWRKMPKKRLNDAWRKVTARFDIPDRHRDVIMQMMGAAWRRWRTEIKAKSYDPNIPLDELVSIRPVPQKLTPEVWEALCHYWNTNEKISKINQENAKKKRGSHALGRTNIPSLEYKFFQEKGRKPTRIEIIKISRRSKKKGDAPVDDEVIRVEALLDEVVRRRLQDKPEGTQPTEVHEDAFRDVFGPEHSGRVRCLGAGALPSQVFPELCKRTIYTPSYHSNSNMTAEFKEMQEKNKRNGGTGSTEANRNRANDKANA, from the exons ATGCTTACATCTCAAAGGCAACAAAATAGACGTGGGAGGACAGTGATGAGGGATGTGCATGCATTAGATCCTGATGATGTACTTGTAGTGCAATTTAATGAAAGAGGCCAGCCTTATGGGGATATACAACCAGTTCTTGCCAATTTTGTGGGTACTATCGCTAGAAATGGGAACTTGTTGCCCCTTAGTTTTCTTGATTGGAGAAAGATGCCCAAAAAACGCTTGAATGATGCATGGAGAAAAGTGACT GCACGTTTTGATATTCCCGATCGCCATCGAGATGTTATTATGCAAATGATGGGGGCAGCATGGAGGCGATGGAGGACTGAAATCAAAGCTAAGTCTTATGATCCGAATATTCCATTGGATGAGCTTGTTTCCATTCGTCCAGTTCCTCAAAAGTTGACTCCTGAAGTTTGGGAAGCATTGTGCCATTATTGGAACACTAATGAG aaaatttcaaaaattaatcaagaaaatgcGAAGAAAAAAAGAGGGAGTCATGCGCTGGGTCGTACAAATATTCCATCCTTGGAATATAAATTT TTTCAGGAAAAGGGGAGAAAACCTACTCGCATTGAGATAATAAAAATAAGTCGTCGAAGTAAAAAGAAAGGAGATGCTCCTGTTGATGATGAAGTGATCCGAGTTGAG gCTTTACTAGATGAAGTTGTGCGGCGTCGACTTCAAGACAAGCCTGAGGGAACTCAACCTACAGAAGTGCATGAGGACGCATTTCG TGATGTTTTTGGACCCGAACATTCTGGCCGAGTTCGATGTTTAGGTGCTGGTGCACTTCCTAGCCAAGTTTTCCCTGAGCTGTGTAAGCGCACAATCTATACACCAAGTTATCACTCTAATTCAAATATGACAGCTGAATTCAAGGAAatgcaagaaaaaaataaaagaaatggagGCACGGGAAGTACAGAGGCGAATAGAAACAGAGCAAATGATAAGGCAAATGCATGA